The window GGTGGCACAGTGGGAGCATGGCCAGGGGATCCGCGGAGGTTCCGGGACGGGAAGCCGAGCGGCTCCCGAACCTGCGTCTGGACGAGCTGCTGTCCGAGCTGCACCTGCGGCTGGCCGAGATCGTGGGCATGCGCGACCGCTCGCACGCCCTCCTCGAGGCCATCGTGGCGGTGGGCGGAGACCTGGACCTCGACGCCGTGCTGCACCGCATCGTCGACGCGGCGGTGACCCTGGCGGGCGCGACGTACGGCGCTCTCGGCGTCATCGACGAGGATGCGCAGCTCTCGGAGTTCATCACCGTGGGGGTCGACGAGGCCACCAGGGAGCGCATCGGCGATCCGCCGAGCGGGCGCGGGATCCTGGGACTGCTCATCAAGGACCCCCGGCCCCTGCGCCTGGCCGACCTGTCCCAGCACCCGGGGTCGTACGGCATCCCGCCCGGGCATCCGCCCATGCGCAGCTTCCTCGGTGTGCCCGTCCGGGTGCGCGAGGAGGTGTTCGGCGACCTCTACCTCACCGAGAAGCGAGGCGGTGGCGAGTTCGACGAGGAGGACGAGCGCGTCGTCGTCGCCCTCGCGACGGCCGCAGGCGTCGCGGTGGAGAACGCCCGTCTCTACGAACAGGCCCGGCGCCGCGAACGCTGGCTGCAGGCCACCGCCGAGGTCACCACCTCTGTCCTGTCCGGCTCGGATCCGCCGGACGTCCTGCGGGTCGTGGCCTCACGTGCCCTCGAGATCGCCGGCGCGACCAGCACGCTCATCGCCCTGCCCGGCGAGGAGGGGGCGCTGGTCGTCGAGGTGACCGACGGCGAGGGCGCCGAGCGCCTGCGCGGCATCGAGGAGGCCTCGCCGAGCAGCCTGCTGCTGACCGCGCTGCGGGGCTCGTCGCCCGTCACCACCTGCACCATCCACGCGCACGACACCCTGGGCCGCGCGCTGGGTGATGACGGCCACCGGGCCATGCTGGTGCAGCTGCGCGACTCCCGTGGGGTGCGCGGAGTCCTCGCGGTGATCCGGCCGCACTCCGCGCTGCCGTTCGGGGACGACACCGCGACGATGCTCGAGGGCTTCGCCGCCCAGGCGGCGGTCGCGCTGCAGCTCGCCGAGGCGCGCGCGGAGGCCGAACGGTTGCTGGTCTACGAGGACCGGGACCGGATCGCCCGCGACCTGCACGACCTGGTCATCCAGCGACTGTTCGCGAGCGGCATGCAGCTGGAGAGCCTGACCCGCCTGCTCGACAAGGAGGAGGCGGTTCAGCGGGTCCAGCGGGTGGTCGACGACCTGGACGCCACGATCCGGGAGATCCGCTCGGCGATCTACGCCTTGCAGAGCCCCCACGAGCAGGCCGGGAGCCTGCGCCAGCAGCTGCTCGAGGTCGCCGACCGAGCCGCCGACTCGCTGGGGTTCACGCCCTCGATCCAGTTCGTCGGGCCGGTCGACAGCGCCGTGGACCGACATCTCGGCCAGGACCTCGTCGCGGTCCTCGTCGAGGCGCTCTCGAACGTGGCCCGGCACGCTAAGGCGACCCGGGCATACGTGGAGGTGGAGGTCGACGCCCAGGAGGTGCGGCTCACGGTGAGGGACGACGGCATCGGCATCCCCGAGGTCGGGCGCCGCAGCGGACTGTCCAACCTGGAGTCACGCGCCGTCTCGCGGGGCGGCGAGCTGGCCCTGGACGCCGCAGGTGGCGGCGGCACCCGGCTGCGCTGGACCGCTCCCCTGGCCTGAGGGCCGCACCGGCTCAGTGGCGCTGCCGTTGCTCAGTGGCCCTGCTCGTGACGGATCTCCGCCGCGTAGACCGCTGCCTGGGTCCGACGCTCCATCCCGAGCTTGGCCAGCAGGTTCGAGACGTAGTTCTTCACGGTCTTCTCGGCGAGGAAGAGCCGTTCGCCGATCTGGCGGTTGGTCAGCCCCTCGCCGATCAGGGCCAGGATCTCCCGCTCGCGCTCGGTGAGGCCGCGCAGCGGGTCGTTGCCGTCGGCCTGGGCGCGCAGACGGTCCATCACCTTGGCGGTGGTCCTCGGGTCCAGCAGCGACTCCCCGCGAGCGACCGTGCGCACCGCTCCGATGAGGTCGCTTCCGCGGATCTGCTTGAGGACGTACCCGGAGGCCCCAGCCATGATCGCGTCGAAGAGCGCCTCGTCGTCGGCGAAGGAGGTCAGCATGAGGCAGTGCAGCTCGGGCATGCCCGAGCGCAGCTCACGGCAGACGCTGACCCCGTCCCCGTCAGGGAGGCGTACGTCGAGCACGGCCACGGACGGGCGCAGCGCCGGCACCCTCGCCAGGGCCTCGCTGGCGGTCGACGCCTCCCCCACGACCTCGATGTCGCCCTCGCTCTCGAGCAGGTCCTTGACGCCTCGCCGGACCACCTCGTGGTCGTCGAGGAGGAAGACCCGGATCCGGCCGGGCTCCTCGGGATCAGGCACGCGTGTCTCCAGGGTCCGGGAACGTCTGCGTCGACGGTAGCCGACCAGCGGCGCCGCCAGGGACCTTCGTCCCGGTGTCGGGAGGACCTCCGGGCCTGGCCGGCGCTCCGGCGAGGCGGCCAGGGTGGAACCGTCCGCGCCCCGCATGAGCGAAGAGGAGTCCCGTCGTGCTGGACATCTCGAGATGGCAGTTCGCGATCACGACCCTCTTCCACTTCCTGTTCGTCCCGCTGACCATCGGCCTGTCCGCCCTCGTCGCCGGCATGCAGACCGCCTGGGTCCGCACCGGCAAGGAGCACTACCTGCGGGCCACGAAGTTCTGGGGCAAGCTCTTCCTGATCAACTTCGCGATCGGTGTCGTCACCGGCATCGTGCAGGAGTTCCAGTTCGGGATGAGCTGGTCGGCCTACTCCCGCTTCGTCGGCGACATCTTCGGCGCCCCCCTCGCCATCGAGGGCCTGCTCGCCTTCTTCATGGAGTCGACCTTCCTCGGCCTGTGGATCTTCGGCTGGGGGCGGCTGCCGAAGCGGGTGCACCTCGCCACGATCTGGCTCGCCTCGATCGGCACGATGCTCTCGGCCTACTTCATCCTCGCCGCCAACGCCTGGATGCAGCACCCCGTGGGCTACCGCATCGACGCCAAGCAGGGTCGGGCGATCCTCACCGACTTCCCGCCGGTGCTCTTCCAGAACACCGCGGTGACGGCGTTCCTCCACACGATCAGCGCGGCCTTCCTCACCAGCGGCATGTTCATCGTCGGCGTGAGCGCCTACCACCTGGTCCGCAAGCGCCACATCGACGTACTGCTGCCCTCGCTTCGCCTGGGGCTGTGGGTCGGGCTCATCGCCGGCCTCGCCGTGATGTTCACCGGCGACCTGCAGGCGCGGGTCATGACCAGCCAGCAGCCGATGAAGATGGCTTCGGCCGAGGCGCTGTACAACACCTCATCGCCGGCCTCGTTCTCCGTGTTCACCGTCGGCAGCCTCAACGGCTCGAAGGAGATCTGGAGCATCCGGATCCCGCATGGCCTGTCCCTGCTCGCCACCGGCAGCCCGAACGGCACCGTCAGGGGCATCAACGACATCCAGCAGGAGTACGTCCAGAAGTACGGGCCCGGCAGCTACAAGCCGATCATCCCGATCACCTACTGGTCGTTCCGCCTCATGATCGGCTTCGGGGTGCTCGCGCTGCTGCTGTCGATCGTCGGCCTGTGGGTCACCCGCGACAAGCAGCTGCCCAAGCCGACCTGGTGGTGGAAGGCCTCCAGCCTCGCCGTGGTGCTGCCGGTGCTCGCGAACAGCTTCGGCTGGATCTTCACCGAGCTCGGCCGCCAGCCCTGGGTCGTCTTCGGCCTCATGAAGACCAAGAACGGGGTCTCGGGCTCGGTCGGGGCGGGCAGCGCCGCGATCTCCATCACGGTGCTCACGCTGCTGTACGCCCTCCTGGCGGTGATCGAGATCGGCCTCATCGTCCGCTTCGCCAAGGCCGGTCCCGAGCCGGCACCGATTCCGGAGAAGGCCGAGGGTGAGGAGTCCGACCGGCTGACCTTCGCCTACTGACCGAACGCGATCCACCAAGCACAGACGGAAACCGAGACAGGACCAAGGAGCAGACCCGCCATGGCGCTGACCGACTTGTGGTTCGTGCTGATCGCCGTCCTGTGGGGTGGCTACCTCGTCCTCGACGGCTTCGACCTCGGCGTCGGGATGCTGCTGGGGCTCGCGCGATCCGACGCGGAACGCCGGGTGATGATCAACACGATCGGCCCGGTCTGGGACGGCAACGAGGTGTGGCTGCTGGTGGCGGGAGGCGCGACGTTCGCGGCCTTCCCCATGTGGTACGCCACGATGTTCAGCGGCTTCTTCCTCGCCCTGCTGCTCCTCCTGGTCGCCCTGATCGTGCGCGGGGTCTCCTTCGAGTACCGCGGCAAGATCGACGACGAGGCGTGGCGCCGGCGCTGGGACATCGCGATCGGCATCTCCTCCGCCGCCGCTGCCCTGCTGCTGGGAGTCGCCCTCGCCAACGTCGTTCGCGGCGTGCCGATCAACGCCGACCAGCAGTACACCGGCACCCTGTTCACCCTCCTGAACCCCTACGCCTTGCTCGGCGGACTGATGACGCTCTCGGTGTTCGCCCTCCACGGCGCCCTGTTCATCGCGCTGAAGACCGACGGCGAGATCCGGCACCGCGCTCACGGCGCCGCGCTGCGGATCGGGATCGCCGCGGTCGTGTTCGCCGCCTCCTTCCTGCTGTGGACGCAGCTCAGCTATGGCGCCGGCTGGACGTGGGTGAGCCTCGTGGTGGCCGCGCTCGCGCTCGTCGGATCACTCGTCGCGACCCTCCGTGGCCGCGAGGGCTGGGCGTTCCTCGGGACGTCGATCGCGATCCTCGGCGCGGTCACGACCATGTTCGGCGCGCTCTACCCCAACGTCTTGCCGTCCACGACCAACCCGGCGTGGAGCCTGACGGTGACCAACGCGTCGTCGTCGCACTACACGCTGACGATCATGACCTGGGTCGCCGTCATCTTCACCCCGCTCGTCCTGCTCTACCAGGGCTGGACGTACTGGGTCTTCCGCCGCCGGATCAGCGTCGACCAGATGCCGCCGTACGAGGCCCTGCCCCGCGAGCCGGTCGACGCCACCCGCTGACCTCCGGCCCACCCCAACCCCACCCCAACCCCACCACCATGTTGTTAGGCGTTCGTCGGTGGATACACCCGCGAATGCCTAACAGTTCAACGGGGTGGCGGGCCTGAGGGTGAGTCGGGGCCGGTCGGGGAGGATGGCGGAGGGGGTAGCGCGGCCTCGAGCTGACTGCCAGCCGCCTCGAGAGCGCCTCTCGCCTCCGCCGCCGCCTCGGCGGTGGGCGCCGAGGTCCAGGCATCGATGGCCTGACGCGTCGCGGTGACGGCCGAGGCGATACCGGCGACGCGCAAGCCCGCCGCCTCGTCTGGGGCGGAGCTGCGGAGGACGGCCAGCCGATCCTCCAGCGCCCCCACCCGCGGCCGGGCCACCGACCACGCCCCCCGTCGTTCCTCGTCGCTGGCCGCCCCCCGGATCGTCGGGAGCAGGGCCGCCGACAGCCAGCGCGCCTCGCCGACCGCGCGGTCGACGTCGCCGCTCCAGGCCGCCCGTCGTGCCCGGGACCGGGCGGCCAGGACGAACCAGGTCACCGCCCCGGCGACGACCAGCAGGCCCACTGCCAGCCAGAGCCAGCCCGAGGAGGAGGAGGATGCGGCCACGGACGCGCTACCGGAGGCGACGGCCGATGACGCGAGCGCACTCGCGCTGGCAGAGGGGGCGCTTGTCGCGGGTGCTGAGGACGTCGCCGTCGGCGTGGACGTACCCGTCGGCGTCGGCGTGGGGGTGGGCGTCGGAGTCGGGGTTGGCGTG is drawn from Actinomycetes bacterium and contains these coding sequences:
- a CDS encoding GAF domain-containing sensor histidine kinase, translated to MARGSAEVPGREAERLPNLRLDELLSELHLRLAEIVGMRDRSHALLEAIVAVGGDLDLDAVLHRIVDAAVTLAGATYGALGVIDEDAQLSEFITVGVDEATRERIGDPPSGRGILGLLIKDPRPLRLADLSQHPGSYGIPPGHPPMRSFLGVPVRVREEVFGDLYLTEKRGGGEFDEEDERVVVALATAAGVAVENARLYEQARRRERWLQATAEVTTSVLSGSDPPDVLRVVASRALEIAGATSTLIALPGEEGALVVEVTDGEGAERLRGIEEASPSSLLLTALRGSSPVTTCTIHAHDTLGRALGDDGHRAMLVQLRDSRGVRGVLAVIRPHSALPFGDDTATMLEGFAAQAAVALQLAEARAEAERLLVYEDRDRIARDLHDLVIQRLFASGMQLESLTRLLDKEEAVQRVQRVVDDLDATIREIRSAIYALQSPHEQAGSLRQQLLEVADRAADSLGFTPSIQFVGPVDSAVDRHLGQDLVAVLVEALSNVARHAKATRAYVEVEVDAQEVRLTVRDDGIGIPEVGRRSGLSNLESRAVSRGGELALDAAGGGGTRLRWTAPLA
- a CDS encoding response regulator transcription factor, which encodes MPDPEEPGRIRVFLLDDHEVVRRGVKDLLESEGDIEVVGEASTASEALARVPALRPSVAVLDVRLPDGDGVSVCRELRSGMPELHCLMLTSFADDEALFDAIMAGASGYVLKQIRGSDLIGAVRTVARGESLLDPRTTAKVMDRLRAQADGNDPLRGLTEREREILALIGEGLTNRQIGERLFLAEKTVKNYVSNLLAKLGMERRTQAAVYAAEIRHEQGH
- a CDS encoding cytochrome ubiquinol oxidase subunit I, giving the protein MLDISRWQFAITTLFHFLFVPLTIGLSALVAGMQTAWVRTGKEHYLRATKFWGKLFLINFAIGVVTGIVQEFQFGMSWSAYSRFVGDIFGAPLAIEGLLAFFMESTFLGLWIFGWGRLPKRVHLATIWLASIGTMLSAYFILAANAWMQHPVGYRIDAKQGRAILTDFPPVLFQNTAVTAFLHTISAAFLTSGMFIVGVSAYHLVRKRHIDVLLPSLRLGLWVGLIAGLAVMFTGDLQARVMTSQQPMKMASAEALYNTSSPASFSVFTVGSLNGSKEIWSIRIPHGLSLLATGSPNGTVRGINDIQQEYVQKYGPGSYKPIIPITYWSFRLMIGFGVLALLLSIVGLWVTRDKQLPKPTWWWKASSLAVVLPVLANSFGWIFTELGRQPWVVFGLMKTKNGVSGSVGAGSAAISITVLTLLYALLAVIEIGLIVRFAKAGPEPAPIPEKAEGEESDRLTFAY
- the cydB gene encoding cytochrome d ubiquinol oxidase subunit II; this encodes MALTDLWFVLIAVLWGGYLVLDGFDLGVGMLLGLARSDAERRVMINTIGPVWDGNEVWLLVAGGATFAAFPMWYATMFSGFFLALLLLLVALIVRGVSFEYRGKIDDEAWRRRWDIAIGISSAAAALLLGVALANVVRGVPINADQQYTGTLFTLLNPYALLGGLMTLSVFALHGALFIALKTDGEIRHRAHGAALRIGIAAVVFAASFLLWTQLSYGAGWTWVSLVVAALALVGSLVATLRGREGWAFLGTSIAILGAVTTMFGALYPNVLPSTTNPAWSLTVTNASSSHYTLTIMTWVAVIFTPLVLLYQGWTYWVFRRRISVDQMPPYEALPREPVDATR